The Candidatus Omnitrophota bacterium DNA window ACTCACGTCTTAATTGAAGGAGGGGGAAGGGTAATTGCTTCGGCATTAGAAGCAGGGTTAGCGGACAGGTTCTTGGTTTTCGTAGCGCCCAAGATAATCGGGGGTAAAAACGCCCTAACTTCGGTAGAAGGGATTGGCATACGGAATATCAAGCGCGCTATTAAGCTAAAGGGTATTGAGATAAAAAGATTCGGGGATGATATATTGGTTGAGGGATATCCGGTATATAATACTAAAAAAAGACAGAAAAAGGTTAACGAGCTATGAGTTATGAGCTTAGCTCACAACAAAGTTGGTGATTTAATAAATCATATGTTCACCGGAATAATCGAACAAGTGGCAGTGGTGAAAGAATTAAAGAAATCTTTATCCAAAGCCCTTTTGGCGGTTTCGCTTAAAAGTTACCCGCAGGACCTGAAGATCGGGGAAAGCATCGCTGTTAACGGTGTTTGCCTTACCGTTACCAAATGCGCCGGCAGGGACGTTTCTTTTGACATTATGGCCGAGACGCTGAAAAAGACAAATCTCTTTTTTCTTAAGCCCGGAGCAAGCGTAAATATAGAAAGGTCTTTAAGGCTTGAGGACAGGTTAGGCGGGCATATCTTAAGCGGCCATATTGACGGGACAGGCGTAATTAAAAAGAAAGCTGAAAAAACGGATTTAATCTTGTCTATTACTGCCCCGGATAATATAATAAA harbors:
- a CDS encoding riboflavin synthase, whose translation is MSLAHNKVGDLINHMFTGIIEQVAVVKELKKSLSKALLAVSLKSYPQDLKIGESIAVNGVCLTVTKCAGRDVSFDIMAETLKKTNLFFLKPGASVNIERSLRLEDRLGGHILSGHIDGTGVIKKKAEKTDLILSITAPDNIIKHLIPKASIAIDGISLTLVDVKKNLFTVHIIPHTLKTANLNSKSAGDTVNIEVDMFSKYTANYFKFKDTPEITKKQLEEHGFL